A part of Maridesulfovibrio hydrothermalis AM13 = DSM 14728 genomic DNA contains:
- the ribB gene encoding 3,4-dihydroxy-2-butanone-4-phosphate synthase: MNQNLLAQFGSPVERVEKGLQALKEGRGVLVSDNEDRENEGDLIFSAEKLTDEQMAMLIRECSGIVCLCLTEEKIKQLELPMMVQENSSRYQTGFTVTIEAAEGVTTGVSATDRVTTVKAAIADDATPADLHRPGHVFPLRAREGGVLEREGHTEATVDMMTLAGLNPCGVLCEVTNPDGTMARLPEIVEFGLKHNMPVLTVDDIINYRIQFAQKAS, encoded by the coding sequence ATGAATCAGAATCTATTAGCACAATTCGGCTCCCCTGTTGAAAGGGTGGAAAAGGGACTTCAGGCCTTGAAAGAAGGTCGCGGAGTACTCGTTTCTGACAATGAAGATCGCGAAAATGAAGGTGATCTTATCTTTTCAGCTGAAAAACTTACCGATGAGCAGATGGCTATGCTTATCCGTGAATGCAGCGGGATTGTCTGCCTGTGTCTTACCGAAGAAAAAATCAAACAACTTGAATTGCCCATGATGGTGCAGGAGAATTCCAGCCGCTATCAGACAGGTTTTACTGTGACCATTGAAGCTGCCGAAGGTGTCACCACCGGAGTCTCAGCTACTGACCGCGTTACAACTGTAAAGGCTGCCATTGCTGATGATGCAACACCTGCCGACCTTCACCGTCCCGGACATGTTTTTCCTCTGCGTGCCAGAGAGGGCGGAGTTCTCGAAAGAGAAGGACACACCGAGGCGACCGTAGATATGATGACTTTAGCCGGTCTGAATCCTTGCGGTGTGCTTTGCGAAGTGACTAATCCTGACGGTACAATGGCAAGATTGCCTGAGATCGTAGAGTTCGGTCTGAAGCACAATATGCCTGTGCTTACGGTAGACGACATAATTAATTATAGAATTCAGTTTGCACAAAAAGCATCTTAG
- a CDS encoding cupin domain-containing protein yields the protein MKAKNVKDVKGIKVPQIAYKGKDYEVKGVTIRWLSKSGADASGQPEYGLRHFTVEPGGKIPAHNHFYLQTVYVEKGQFECVSYDPETDEIVESQICGPGDFVYSDCMEPHGMRNISETEEATFLCCIGCVYK from the coding sequence ATGAAAGCTAAAAATGTCAAAGACGTAAAAGGTATAAAAGTCCCGCAAATTGCCTATAAAGGTAAAGATTACGAAGTAAAGGGCGTTACTATCCGCTGGCTATCCAAATCAGGCGCAGATGCCAGTGGCCAGCCGGAGTATGGTCTAAGACACTTCACAGTAGAACCGGGTGGTAAAATTCCGGCCCATAATCATTTTTATCTGCAAACAGTTTATGTTGAGAAAGGTCAGTTTGAATGCGTAAGCTATGACCCTGAAACAGACGAAATAGTTGAAAGCCAGATATGCGGCCCCGGAGATTTCGTTTATTCCGACTGCATGGAACCGCACGGCATGCGTAATATAAGCGAAACTGAAGAAGCAACCTTTTTGTGCTGTATCGGTTGTGTTTATAAGTAA